Proteins from a single region of Strix uralensis isolate ZFMK-TIS-50842 chromosome 31, bStrUra1, whole genome shotgun sequence:
- the LOC141936046 gene encoding olfactory receptor 14A16-like gives MSNRSFVTEFLLLAFTDTRELQLLHFWLFLGIYLAALLGNGLIITTIACDHYLHTPMYFFLLNLSLLDLGSISTTLPKAMDNSLWDNRHISYAGCAGQVLFFLFFISAEFSLLTIMSYDRYVAICKPLHYGTLLGSRACVHMAAAAWGTGFLYAVLHTANTFSIPLCQGNVLDHFFCEIPQILKLSCSHSYLRELGLVMVSACLGFGCFVFIVVSYVQIFRAVLRIPSEQGRHKAFSTSLPHLAVVSLFISTGMVAYLKPPSISFPSLDLVVSFLYSVVPPAVNPLIYSMRNQDIKDALRKLYECTLLHHE, from the coding sequence ATGTCCAACAGAAGTTTTGTAACTGAGTTTCTCCTCCTGGCATTcacagacacacgggagctgcagctcttgcacttctggctcttcctgggcatctacctggctgccctcctgggcaacggcctcatcatcaccaccatcgcctgtgaccactacctgcacacccccatgtacttcttcctcctcaacctctccctcctcgacctgggctccatctccaccactctccccaaagccatggacaattccctctgggacaacaggcacATCTCCTATGCAGGATGTGCTGGccaagtccttttctttctcttttttatctcagcagagttttctctcctcaccatcatgtcctacgaccgctacgttgccatctgcaaacccctgcactacgggaccctcctgggcagcagagcttgtgtccacatggcagcagctgcctggggcactgggtttctctatgctgtgctgcacacggccaacacattttcaataccactctgccaaggcaatgtccTGGaccatttcttctgtgaaatcccccagatcctcaagctctcctgctcacactcctacctcagggagcTTGGGCTTgtcatggttagtgcctgtttaggttttggttgttttgttttcattgtggtatcctatgtgcagatcttcagggctgtgctgaggatcccctctgagcagggccgacacaaagccttttccacctccctccctcacctggctgtggtctccctctttatcagcactggcatggttgcctacctgaaacccccctctatctccttcccatccctcgacctggtggtgtcatttttgtactcagtggtgcctccagcagtgaaccccctcatctacagcatgaggaaccaggatatcaaggatgccctgaggaaattATATGAATGCACATTACTCCACCATGAATAA
- the LOC141936097 gene encoding uncharacterized protein LOC141936097 — MGSTLTRDEQAVVKLLQLILSVRGIKYEKSALEGLLKWSREKGLIPSAGLVFEASTWEAIGKQLWDSVSDGGKSAREVNNYTVLWKLIREALQEMSSERTAAAYVAAALGPAPNLNISATAPLPPLPPCPNHGRKDGPAPSPPSAPSPWGDEGGGDSMPLAAPAALGEPKNPFDLTIVPPGPRRAAGPKFKTASSGAGSTGRVSDANRKATEEKPKQTKDASSGRDPGEGGGTEDLCPPIPPSQNNPSGEESPASQAGSADIKTLLLHIVDKLDNLTVSQAEKREQKPYTFSSNTRPQPSAPPDPSLEYSVPVSATAPSSSHPAASHLFSSQVQSASAATRRWKGILKDAIIEGSFIPETVQAFPVSFNTVTGANEWDPLGWKLLEKARASVIQNGLHHQLSKQIIHYIFSSSLLIPKDIDQIAAVILTPSQKMLFESAWSKLANEEQVRPRPQGDPLHLVQAQMLLGTGPFTAVDLQVNLSNEVLRLSQSIACQALLSVPDTEGKKQDKFVTVKQGLNEPFSKYVDRLYHSLEQQSDMTLEMKEKMFKLMAFENANPSTQRLLATLPHGASVADMIELTNRGMQHSNIAAYAGAVHEVVAPW; from the coding sequence ATGGGGTCTACGCTTACTAGAGACGAGCAAGCAGTAGTAAAACTCCTCCAACTTATCCTCTCTgtgagagggataaaatatgaGAAGTCCGCGTTAGAAGGCTTGttaaagtggagccgagagaaaggacttatccccagtgcagggcttgtatttgaagcctctacctgggaagccatagggaaacagctatgggactcgGTCAGTGATGGAGGAAAGTCGGCAAGAGAAGTTAACAATTACACTGtgctatggaaattaatccgaGAGGCGTTACAGGAGATGAGTAGTGAGCGTACGGCTGCGGCGTATGTCGCTGCAGCGCTCGGTCCGGCCCCTAATCTTAATATATCAGCCacagcgccgctgccgccgctacCACCCTGCCCCAACCATGGCCGGAAggacggtccggccccttcccccccctcagccccctcgCCCTGGGGTGATGAGGGAGGGGGGGACTCGATGCCGCTTGCAGCGCCTGCCGCGCTGGGTGAGCCGAAAAATCCGTTTGACTTAACGATTGtgccgccggggccgcggcgaGCGGCGGGACCTAAATTCAAAACTGCGTCATCAGGGGCGGGAAGCACCGGAAGGGTGTCTGATGCCAACCGGAAAGCGACTGAGGAGAAACCGAAACAGACCAAAGACGCCAGTAGTGGGCGGGACCCAGGCGAGGGCGGGGGTACAGAGGATTTGTGCCCGCCCATCCCACCCTCACAGAACAACCCCTCGGGAGAAGAGAGCCCCGCCTCACAAGCCGGCTCTGCAGACATTAAAACTTTACTCCTGCACATTGTAGACAAGCTTGATAACTTAACTGTATCACAGGCAGAGAAGAGGGAGCAGAAACCATATACCTTTTCGTCAAATACGAGACCACAGCCATCTGCTCCTCCTGATCCATCACTCGAGTATTCAGTTCCTGTGTCTGCTACTGCACCCTCATCATCTCACCCTGCAGCTTCGCATCTTTtttcttcacaggtgcagagtgccTCTGCAGCTACACGCCGATGGAAAGGAATTCTTAAAGATGCTATAATAGAAGGGTCTTTTATCCCAGAAACcgtacaagcatttccagtttcctttaatactgttactggcgccaatgagtgggatcccttagGTTGGAAATTGCTTGAAAAAGCTAGGGCTTCAGTAATCCAAAATGGTCTTCATCACCAATTGTCCAAACAAATCATTCACTATATATTCTCATCATCgttgttaattccaaaagatattGATCAAATAGcggcagttattttaactccatctcagaaaatgttatttgaaagcGCATGGTCGAAGTTAGCTAATGAAGAACAGGTTCGTCCGCGCCCACAGGGTGATCCCCTTcatcttgtccaagcacaaatgctattaGGTACAGGGCCCTTCACCGCAGTAGATCTACAGGTCAATCTCTCTAATGAAGTGTTACGGCTATCACAGTCAATAGCCTGTCAGGCCCTACTGTCTGTACCTGACACAGAAGgcaagaaacaggacaagtttgtaacagtaaaacagGGACtaaatgaacctttttcaaaatatgtagACCGCCTTTATCACTCCCTAGAACAACAATCTGACATGACCctagagatgaaagaaaagatgttCAAGTTAATGGCCTTTGAAAACGCTAACCCATCTACCCAGCGCCTGCTAGcgaccctcccacatggagcatctgtagctgatATGATTGAGTTAACCAACCGAGGAATGCAACACTCTAATATTGCAGCCTATGCTGGtgcagtgcatgaagtggttgcaccatGGTGA